Proteins encoded in a region of the Capricornis sumatraensis isolate serow.1 chromosome 12, serow.2, whole genome shotgun sequence genome:
- the CCDC70 gene encoding coiled-coil domain-containing protein 70 has product MFPFKVRKWMGLACFRSLVVSSSSIRQKKLIHKLQEEKAFREEMRHFREKIEDFREEMWNFRSKMRAFRGEILGFWEEDRPFWEEEKTFWKEEKAFWEMEKSFREEEKAFWKKYRIFWKEDRAFWKEDNALWERDRNLLQEDKALWEEEKALCVEERALLEEEKVLWEDKKTLWEEENALWEEEKAAWVEGVVPVVEQQVLEGGHRHISGRPRSPASSRGRA; this is encoded by the coding sequence ATGTTTCCCTTCAAGGTGAGAAAATGGATGGGGCTTGCCTGCTTCCGCTCGCTGGTGGTCTCCTCCTCCAGCATTCGCCAAAAGAAACTAATCCACAAGCTCCAGGAAGAAAAGGCCTTCCGCGAGGAGATGAGACACTTCCGGGAGAAGATCGAAGACTTCCGGGAAGAGATGTGGAATTTCCGGAGCAAGATGCGTGCCTTCCGCGGTGAGATCTTGGGCTTTTGGGAAGAGGATAGGCCTTTCTGGGAAGAGgagaaaaccttctggaaagagGAAAAAGCCTTCTGGGAAATGGAAAAATCTTTCCGGGAAGAAGAGAAGGCCTTTTGGAAAAAGTACCGAATCTTCTGGAAGGAAGACAGGGCCTTCTGGAAGGAGGACAACGCCTTGTGGGAAAGAGACCGGAACCTCCTTCAGGAGGACAAGGCCTTGTGGGAGGAAGAAAAGGCCCTGTGCGTGGAGGAGAGAGCCCttctggaggaggagaaggtcCTCTGGGAGGATAAGAAGACCCTCTGGGAGGAGGAGAATGCCctctgggaggaggagaaggccgCCTGGGTGGAAGGGGTTGTTCCAGTTGTAGAGCAGCAGGTGCTGGAAGGCGGGCACCGCCACATCAGTGGCAGGCCCCGGTCGCCAGCCTCCTCCCGGGGCAGGGCGTGA